From Candidatus Hydrogenedentota bacterium, a single genomic window includes:
- the alr gene encoding alanine racemase → MSPTAPSKAIVNLRHYAHNLAVVRKLVGGRVGIAAIVKANGYGHGMLAMARKAVESHAAMLGVATIDEGIQLRKAAVTAPILVLFQPCREALGAAVAHRLTLMICDVETARALDEVALKTGKVMPVHCMIDTGMGRQGFSLESAPDQLQYITRIPRIDIAGLATHFPVADKADDPFTLNQIKAFKQFLKRADKAGIPFEKAHAANSAAVLNYPGAHFDMVRPGLVTYGVWPLEGPPRPGLLLPVLRWETRVTQVKTLEPGSSVSYGRTYTTAGRMRAAILPIGYADGYKHSLSNKADVLIRGTRCRVRGAVCMDQTVVDVTHLPDITEGDIVTVIGQDGDEVISAEELARHAGTIPYDILTGIGNRVPREYIE, encoded by the coding sequence ATGAGCCCCACCGCGCCGTCGAAAGCCATCGTCAACCTGCGCCACTACGCGCACAATCTTGCCGTGGTGCGCAAGCTGGTGGGCGGCCGGGTCGGCATTGCCGCCATTGTGAAAGCCAATGGCTATGGCCACGGCATGCTCGCCATGGCCCGCAAGGCCGTTGAATCGCACGCGGCGATGCTGGGCGTCGCCACGATCGATGAAGGCATCCAACTGCGCAAGGCGGCGGTCACGGCGCCGATCCTGGTGTTGTTCCAGCCGTGCCGCGAAGCCCTCGGCGCCGCCGTGGCGCACCGGCTGACGCTCATGATCTGCGACGTGGAGACTGCGCGCGCCCTGGACGAAGTGGCGCTCAAGACGGGCAAGGTCATGCCGGTGCACTGCATGATAGACACGGGCATGGGCCGCCAAGGCTTCAGTCTGGAGTCGGCGCCGGACCAGCTTCAGTACATCACGCGCATCCCGCGCATTGACATCGCGGGCCTCGCCACGCATTTCCCCGTGGCCGACAAGGCAGATGACCCGTTCACGTTGAACCAGATCAAGGCGTTCAAGCAATTTCTCAAGCGCGCGGACAAGGCCGGCATCCCCTTCGAAAAGGCCCACGCCGCCAACAGCGCCGCCGTGCTCAACTATCCCGGCGCGCACTTCGACATGGTCCGGCCCGGACTCGTCACTTACGGGGTATGGCCTCTCGAAGGGCCTCCCCGGCCCGGCCTGCTTCTGCCCGTGCTGCGCTGGGAAACACGCGTCACGCAGGTGAAGACGCTGGAACCCGGCTCGAGCGTCAGCTACGGGCGCACCTACACCACCGCGGGCCGCATGCGCGCCGCCATTCTGCCCATCGGCTACGCCGACGGCTACAAGCACAGTCTCTCGAACAAGGCAGACGTGCTCATCCGCGGCACACGATGCCGCGTCCGCGGCGCGGTGTGCATGGACCAGACCGTCGTGGACGTCACCCACCTGCCCGATATTACCGAGGGCGACATCGTGACGGTCATCGGCCAGGACGGCGACGAGGTCATCAGCGCGGAAGAACTGGCGCGCCATGCCGGCACCATCCCTTATGACATCCTCACCGGCATCGGCAACCGCGTCCCCAGGGAATACATCGAGTAG
- a CDS encoding flavin reductase family protein, translating into MQRRPQKCARQKTEPRKCRGFEKTLWKPGTMLYPAPAVLVTSVDKTGAPNVLTVAWTGTICSEPPMLSISVRPERYSHELIAQSGEFVVNIPSVRQARAIDYCGVVSGRTTDKFKAMRLTPGPAKTVKAPLILECPLHIECKVRRSLKLGSHTMFLAEVTAVQATTSLITPSGRLALERAGLIAYVHGGYYALEKRLGFFGFSVQKKGKRRE; encoded by the coding sequence ATGCAACGACGTCCCCAGAAGTGCGCCAGACAAAAAACCGAACCGCGCAAATGCCGCGGCTTTGAAAAAACGCTTTGGAAGCCGGGCACGATGCTCTACCCCGCGCCCGCGGTGCTTGTGACCAGCGTGGACAAGACCGGCGCGCCGAACGTGCTCACCGTGGCCTGGACCGGCACCATATGCAGCGAGCCGCCGATGCTCTCGATTTCGGTCCGGCCAGAGCGCTATTCACACGAGCTCATCGCGCAGTCCGGCGAATTCGTGGTCAATATCCCGTCGGTGCGCCAGGCGCGCGCCATTGATTACTGCGGCGTGGTCTCTGGCAGGACCACGGACAAGTTCAAGGCCATGCGGCTGACACCCGGCCCCGCCAAGACCGTGAAAGCGCCGCTGATACTCGAATGCCCGCTCCACATCGAGTGCAAGGTGCGCCGTTCGCTCAAGCTCGGCTCGCACACGATGTTTCTCGCCGAGGTAACAGCGGTGCAGGCGACCACTTCGCTGATCACGCCGTCGGGACGGCTCGCCCTCGAACGGGCGGGGCTTATCGCCTACGTCCACGGCGGCTACTACGCTCTGGAAAAGAGACTGGGGTTCTTCGGCTTCTCGGTCCAGAAAAAGGGCAAGCGCCGCGAATAA
- a CDS encoding cobalamin biosynthesis protein CbiX: MTEPNSTGVIVVDHGSRLEAANALLHRVCRMYAERTGMPIVEPAHMELAEPTVGQAFARCVERGAKEIVVLPYFLSPGRHSMKDIPRFAAEAAAAFPGVAYRIAEPLGLDPCMADIMHRRVREALEH; the protein is encoded by the coding sequence ATGACGGAACCAAACAGCACAGGTGTCATCGTCGTGGACCATGGTTCCCGGCTTGAAGCCGCGAACGCCCTGCTGCACCGCGTGTGCCGCATGTACGCGGAGCGCACAGGCATGCCCATCGTGGAGCCCGCCCACATGGAACTCGCCGAGCCCACGGTCGGGCAGGCGTTTGCGCGCTGCGTCGAACGCGGCGCGAAAGAGATCGTCGTCCTGCCCTATTTCCTCTCCCCCGGACGCCACAGCATGAAGGACATCCCCCGTTTCGCCGCAGAGGCCGCCGCAGCGTTCCCGGGCGTCGCCTACCGCATCGCCGAGCCTCTCGGCCTCGACCCATGCATGGCGGACATCATGCACCGGCGCGTACGCGAGGCCTTGGAGCACTGA
- a CDS encoding Gfo/Idh/MocA family oxidoreductase has translation MAGLSRRTFMKTAALLATASAFGAPPAANERIRVGIIGCRNRGPQVAESMLRARQFTIAALCDCDDAMLAEGMKALEGKADPAPRGEKDFRRLLEDPGIDAIVVAAPDHWHALMTAMSLDAGKHVYVEKPASHNIADGKAMVAAQAKHPDLVVQVGTQQRSGRHFAAAREFIASGGLGKVAFARGSYITERHEVPIIPDSEPPAGLDYEMWIGPGPMRPYNRELLHYNWHFLYDFGTGDMGNWGAHWLDVIRWLLGLDLPVSVSGYGGRYVVQDAKEWPDTQTVLYQFPGLTLLWELRHWSRFLPGGGKGNCCEISGDKGSMLIDRSGWTIHPRTEGAEPEKKIGSELDVSHALNFAKAIRGQEQPNAPVVEGHKSAILCHLGNIAARLNRSVQFDAANETIPTDDEAIALMSRAYRAPWRIEDCL, from the coding sequence ATGGCCGGACTGTCACGACGCACATTCATGAAGACTGCCGCATTGCTTGCGACTGCCTCCGCATTCGGCGCCCCCCCCGCCGCGAATGAACGCATCCGCGTGGGTATCATAGGCTGCCGCAACCGCGGGCCCCAGGTCGCGGAATCCATGTTGCGCGCGCGCCAGTTTACGATTGCCGCGCTGTGCGACTGCGATGACGCCATGCTCGCCGAGGGCATGAAGGCGCTCGAAGGCAAGGCCGATCCCGCGCCGCGAGGCGAGAAGGACTTCCGGCGGCTGTTGGAAGACCCGGGGATTGACGCGATCGTCGTTGCGGCGCCGGACCACTGGCACGCACTTATGACGGCTATGTCCCTCGATGCGGGCAAACACGTGTACGTTGAGAAACCCGCGTCGCACAACATCGCCGACGGGAAGGCCATGGTCGCCGCGCAGGCCAAGCACCCGGACCTTGTGGTGCAAGTGGGGACGCAACAGCGCAGCGGACGCCATTTCGCGGCGGCGCGGGAATTCATCGCATCGGGCGGACTGGGCAAGGTGGCGTTCGCGCGCGGCTCGTACATCACCGAGCGGCACGAAGTCCCAATCATCCCCGATTCCGAACCGCCCGCCGGTCTCGATTATGAGATGTGGATCGGCCCCGGCCCCATGCGCCCGTACAACCGCGAACTGCTCCATTACAACTGGCACTTCCTGTACGACTTTGGGACCGGCGACATGGGGAATTGGGGCGCGCACTGGCTCGATGTCATCCGCTGGCTGCTCGGCCTGGACCTGCCCGTGTCCGTCTCAGGCTACGGCGGCAGGTACGTCGTTCAAGACGCGAAGGAATGGCCCGACACCCAGACCGTGCTGTACCAGTTCCCCGGCCTGACGCTGCTCTGGGAACTGCGGCATTGGTCGCGGTTCCTGCCCGGCGGCGGCAAGGGCAACTGCTGCGAGATCAGCGGCGACAAAGGATCGATGCTGATCGACCGCAGCGGCTGGACCATTCATCCCCGTACCGAGGGCGCCGAACCGGAGAAGAAGATTGGCAGCGAGCTGGACGTGAGTCATGCGCTGAACTTCGCAAAGGCCATCCGCGGGCAGGAGCAGCCGAACGCACCTGTCGTCGAAGGCCACAAATCGGCGATCCTTTGCCATCTGGGCAATATCGCGGCGCGCCTCAACCGCAGCGTCCAATTCGACGCCGCAAACGAGACCATCCCCACCGATGACGAAGCGATTGCGCTCATGTCCCGCGCCTATCGCGCGCCGTGGCGCATCGAGGACTGCCTGTAG
- a CDS encoding DUF2059 domain-containing protein, translating into MKNTLIVTMAFFALGAGSVSVIAAVDAHRDAAEQVVTLIQMDRLIEQSYEQMVDAQILGNPELKPYRELLLEFFRKYMNWETLKEDILNLYVQTFTEAELQDLIVFYSSETGQKTIQVMPELLRRGAEIGVQRVQEHLPELEKMLEERAQAGK; encoded by the coding sequence ATGAAGAATACACTGATAGTTACCATGGCATTTTTCGCGCTGGGCGCCGGCTCCGTTTCGGTAATCGCCGCGGTGGACGCGCACCGCGACGCCGCGGAACAGGTCGTAACCCTGATCCAAATGGACCGGCTCATCGAGCAATCCTACGAACAGATGGTCGATGCGCAAATCCTGGGCAATCCCGAATTGAAGCCCTACCGAGAGCTGCTCCTCGAGTTCTTCCGCAAATACATGAACTGGGAAACCCTGAAGGAAGACATCCTGAACCTGTATGTGCAGACCTTCACCGAGGCCGAACTCCAGGACCTCATTGTTTTCTACAGCAGCGAGACGGGCCAGAAGACCATCCAGGTGATGCCCGAATTGCTCCGCCGCGGCGCCGAAATCGGGGTCCAGCGTGTCCAGGAGCATCTGCCCGAACTCGAGAAGATGCTCGAAGAACGCGCCCAGGCCGGGAAATAG